ttctaactaacttctaactatattctacttaactaattacaaatcaatttgaattacatttaacatgctccctaattcaaagtgattcaatttaatgttaatccaagtttGATCTTCATCTCTTCGAACTTCACTCTCTTCAAGCTTTTGGTTAAGATGTCAGTCTTTTGATAATTTGTATTGCAGTGTTTCAACTTTATATTGCCCTTCATTACTTGATCCCTTAGAAAATAGAATCTCGTTTCTATGTGCTTGCTTGTTCGATGAACACTTGGATGTCTTGCTAGGTCTATAGCTGATTTATTATCTATCTTCATCTTCACTGCATTATTTCTTCTCAATTCCAGTTTTGCCATTAACTCTGTCAGCCACATAGCTTGACATGCTCCCATAGATGCAaccacatattcagcttcacatATGGACAATGCTACTATGTTTTGCTTCTTTGAACACCATGAGATTGGTGAGTTATTGATGGTAAATACATAGCCAGCGGTACTCTTTCTATCATCCATATCTCCACACCAATCAGCATCAGTGAAGCTAATAAGTTCAACTTCCTCTTCATTTAGTTTTCTGGAATACAACAGGCCAAGCTCAATGGTCTCCTTTATGTATCTCAAGATCCTTTTTGCTTCCATGTAGTGTGATGTCCTAGGCTTCTCTATAAACCTACTAATTAGCCCAACACTATATGAGATATCTGGCCTAGTGTTGCACAAGTACCTcatgttggaaaaatatgacttcttttgattaaaaataagagaattaagatcaaatccaacgtgttcaattttaattcatatattaacAATGAAAGATTCATACAGATTATACACAACGGAAATTAAAGATCGCATATGTCGcgacctaaaatttcgagtatttctctaattcaatggagtcgccaccaaaatttattttaaaatagggaaaatattgggaaacccttaaaatagtaaaaataaaaatgtggtctttgaaaccaaattttgagttcgggagtcgattatgcgtagggaaggtattagcaccctacgacatccgttaaaacaacggttacctataattaattgtgcaaaattaattttaacttaagtatatttatttttctttattattaaatatgaataacaattattaatatatttaaaatacgattttgaaataaatatgtacttaacaaataaaagagaaaaaaaaattattttatgtgcttgacaagaatgtgatcttgctcctacgtatctcccggtgcgatggagaaatcaaagctacgtagttcttggttagaaaatgttgatgtgttttaaagaaaatttgttttgtgataaaaaaaagttttgacaaaatagaaaaataaaagagtttgatttgaatagatatattaaaaaacgagttttaagacgatcaagttgtacaactcgtgtcccaaaactcaaggaataaatgagatgtcacatctaatttaatcatttaaaaaatatttttattattctcgatttttaaattgagtttcaaaaccaccaagtagtacaacttgtgttttaataCTCAGAGATaaaaagagttacatctaataaataggtcgattttagattagttcattaaaataaataaataaataaataaataaatgaataaataaaataaaataaataagttaaataaatagagttttagaattatcaagttgtaccacttgtatcctaacaactcaaagattaaaaagatgtcacatctaattaacctttaatataatatttatttgtatttttttatgatgaaattgatatttaattatgaaggAAATCAACccattttcttaaaataaataataataataataataataataataataataataataataataataataataataataataaatatatagctAGATCAGTTAAAAATCAACATTGAATATTAAAGTTGAATAATGTAACTATACTAAGAAGTTATGAAATTAcccttatttataatttatgttagtctagagatctaattgaaagaACTGGTTCATAAAGAAATTGAGAATTAAAACTTAAAGCATGGTTACATATTGAAGTGTGCAGTACAAAAAATCTCTCTCATAAAtgcatttatttaattcatttatattctatttatttttatcaacaaccaattatttatttatttattagaatgCTTTTTGCGTACATGCTGTAAAATAAAGACTGAGCACCCTATCTAGACATAGCTAGAGCATGctgtaaaaaaaaaggacagATTTCTTATGCTTGCACGTTATCTAGCCTGTAAAATAACTCAAAGGCAGCTTTTAAAACCACTCTTATAACAAGCTAAAATTATAAAGAAGAATGGAgtctaatttttatttctttcatacTGCTACTGTTATTTATTtcaaagattttgaaaaaaaatgattaatcaTGTTCTCTAGTCATTGTTGATTTATTCATCCACCCAAAATGTATTTCagcaaaaaaagaaattattgttATAGGTGTGGGTATCTTTCTCCGAATAGAGATATATTTGACGTCGGTGGTTGGTTTTCCGGCGACGGTGGCAACGACAAGGACGACATTATCATAGGTTCAAATTTTTAGTCTTTGTTACGTTTCCCTCATTATATTATCTTAATATTTGctcttacaaataaaaaatctatattttaaaaaaacgaAAGAGTGATTGCATTATGAAGATAAAGAACAACGGATTCAttgtaaaaaagtaaaaataccTTACGTTTTCTGTTTGTTGCTTATTACTAGTATCCCTGATTTCTTCCTTTGTATGTGTGTTTTTTTGTAGAGTTAATCTCcgatctttttttattttatgtgcaAAACGcggatgtatttatagagtttttttatttgtttagttgttttctttGTCTGCCTTGGTCCTTCTCTATCTATTTCCTGTTTGATGTTTTGATTGCcttgctcatcatctgcatttttctgcatCCCTGTTGTATTCATGGTTTTGACTTATCTGTTTTGATCTGTTCTGTTGCTGAACTTTAAattgtcttttagtttcttttttttaaactctaaaagttgtctctttgttctgcacaatgtgtaccaagactgacttaaaaaattatgtttttatgtttctcaatTTAGTTAAAACAGGAACAGATGTACCAATAAGCATGGCTTGTGCATCAATGGCAGTCATCATCAACATGGCAGGGTTTGGCAGTGAACAAAGTCAACATAGCATGGCTTGatctgatttgatttttattgtaatttatttttggctttattcttagtttgtaatttgatttggttttaaaactctaattagataaaaatgtaaatttatgatacataataaaattatttattgtaattatttttaattcctttttaaaatacatatttccttttttgatttatttttaataaattggacaaaattagggtactacagcatacaagattaacatgaaaagtaaagagagataagggatagagagtaATACACCacgattttatactggttcaaccGTCTATTAGACGACCTACGTTCAGTCTCGAAACTTAACGATTTCGGCCTTGttcaatagaatcttagagtgttttacagatgttccagcgctctcggcctatcaatcttaaaactctctttCTATTCTATTTGGCAACCACTATATCCCAGAGTTCttctacaaactcttccaagatcacagtaaagcttcttcttgatgagtcctCTCAACAACGAAGATAACCACCAGTTTCCAAACTGGATTTTCTAAATCGTCAGTTACAAagaattgtatttttcaaagaatTCAAGAAGTATTAAAActtttgactcaatcactatattggttctcacacaaaaggtatttgggcaatgaatgtttgtgtggttgtaaaacttttctaccaaagtgtttatcaaggttgttcaaaggttgtgaaaagttttccaaaagttgTGTCAGAGATTATCAAAGATTATCAAAAGTTATGCAAAAGTTCtttttaaaagtgattgaatcaacttatatatattcaaagaaaatgccaggacaatcgattgcctaatcgattttataatgctttaatcgattgcctaatcgattttcgcaggtcttgtttttcttgaatcttgaatcatataagcatgaatcgctttgccaatcgattcttttaatacataaatcagaactgatactatgattttatccaaatcgattgagtaatcgattataggtgttttgttctaacaacgagatcaaaacaatcgattgctcagtcgacttcaCAATCAcagtcctaatcgatttgcaatgagctgaatcctttctgtaactcaaaaattagcttcaatcgattcgtcaatcgattgtgttgaACACAGTGAATCAGACTTTtacatcaatcgattttccaatcgattgtgctgatcaaagtggttcagacataaacgtcaatcgatttgccaatcgattgtgcttgttacagaacctcagctattttgtcaaagtctatttgccaatcgatttatttaacatagttctgataaatgattatctgcaatcgattgcctaatcgattgcttcaaacttgaagtttaagaaaactaaatcaattgatgtcccaatcgatttgttgcatcacagaacttattcctgattttaaaacttggtcacaatcgatttgtcaatcgattgattccataactggttgtttctgtttcttgcaaaatcgattgctcaatggattgcccaatcgattgtccaatcgattggttttatcccagaactcaggtttcactaaaaacattttaaccaatcgattgcccaatcgattgatgtagtgaaaacacttgttctgagtcagacaatcgatttatcaatcgattcattaattgacttattggttgattgatttatattcattggcaaaggcttaagtgtgagaccatagtgattagtgatgtctcttcatcatatgcatattttcccactgttttagtcttatttatcctcaatcatcagttaaattaaggctttatttaatacattttgttgatttttgttctttgagttaataaaatgttttttgtttttatttcgttgattaagtaggtatttgtcgtaattttacattgcgttttgttttagtgcagtgctgaattttggtgaagaatcaacatgacatatgtggagtatttcagccatatctggagttctagatgtccaattagtgtcactccaagtgctaatgaaagctaagatccatatctacaactttcatgaagacaccgggaccaaattcagacgcaaaagatgagaaaaatgcaaaatacatcagacagcatatgaaatgcgcctggagcgcNNNNNNNNNNNNNNNNNNNNNNNNNNNNNNNNNNNNNNNNNNNNNNNNNNNNNNNNNNNNNNNNNCATAAAAACgcatatttttactgttttagggatctttttgactcttgggaacttgggagacttgtgccctagcatagaaactcaaagacggccgtttctaacgccattgaagcagttttatcaagaatcatccatgaatcattcttgtaattcttctttaatccttatcttttgtatctctgtcatgagtaactaaaccctatttgttagggatgagtgtaaccagatgaaacccttatttttctgatttgatttctagttatatgaatgagtttattgaattgtttttctcatctctgtgcttaatgctttttattgcttgatcaacattaaaatgttctacgatttgtattttgaaacggaagtggactttacgaatgcttgagatgagaaattcatgaatttgtagtctagggatagatgcaggtcatgaaaccaattaaattagttgcaaagcaataatttacaagagaatttctatacggtaatgcttaattctgatcttaaatccactaaggaattaggggttactttggaattaaaggttctgtcacttaGACATTAGGGccagaataataaagagaattcggtaataattcaataaaggaattcagtaactaggatcaaattagacaccaaggttggattcgaagtgaaactcatccctgacatttttctcattataaaagatcaattttattattgttgttgatttcaaacattatttcaatcaacttgggaacctttttgttcaattctagtaatcaaatataattcaatagtaaaacgcaatccttgagttcgacactcggtactaccgttttattattacttgcaacgattcagtacacttgctgaaacacaaTCAATTAGTCTAATAAACTTATTACTACGACacctaataacactatacatttttgcgcctttctcaagtgcatcctccaactttggttgattccttgagttgcaagctattgttccaagtgtatggtgtcttcttgtttgcctgaaatatttctcaaatcaaaacattagatcaatcaagtatttcatatgtactgtgtgtttgggaattaaatcaaaaacatgatcagggaagctcatgacttacaccTCAAGGATCCTACAATTTACTCGAAGGTTGTAGGATCAATCAACTCATCATTTCCCTCTTTGGACAACACCAACCCTGATTCTGATGTGGTGTTGTTTCCATTGCAATCTTGCATTTTAAACCTTTTTAATACATCACTTGCATACTTTTTTTGATGCATAAAAATGCCACTTTTCCTAGTTTCAAACTCAATACCAAGAAAATATGCTAGCATGCCTAAATCAGTCATCTCAAATTCCTTCTCCATTCTGAATTTGAACTCACTGATTTTAACTTCATCACTGCTAGTTAGCAGtaaatcatcaacataaagaCATATCAGCAGTGCAGGTGCTGCTGCTCCCTTCTTGACATAAACTCCATGTTCATTTACACACTTTTCAAATTGCTGCTCTATGAGGAATTTGTCAATCCTCTTGTTCTAATCCCTAGGGCTTTGCTTCAGGCCATATAAGGCTTTCTTCAATTTGTACACATGATCTTTTTTGCTTGTTTTCATATATCTAGGGGGTTGCTTCACATACACCTCTTTATCTAATGATCCATTGAGGAAGGCTGATTTAACATCCAACTGATGCATATACCAACCTTTGTACCTAGCCATTGATACTACCATCCTTACTGTTTCAATTCTAGCTACTGAGGCAAATACCTCATCATATTCCAACCCATGTTTTTGCAAAAATCCCTTTGCTACAAGTTTGGCCTTGTACCTGGCAATCTGCCCATCAAGTTTCAATTTCAGTTTATAAACCCATTTCACATCAATTGGTCTCTTGTTTACTGGCAGGGTCATCAACTCCCATGTCTTGTTCTTTTCTATGGCTTTGAGCTCCTCATCCATTGTTGTTATCCATCTAGGATCAGTCAATGCTTCTTCATCACTTATTGGTTCTGATTTAACAAGCAaggaaaaatgaattaattctcCATCTGTATTGATGGCTGAGTCAGATGTTACTTCATATGACTGCAGTATGATTGAAGGCTACCTAGCTCTTGCAGATCTCCTCACAGATTCAAAAGCTGGCTGATTTACTACCTCTGTTGGGTGGTCCTCAACCAGTTCAACTGCTACTGCATTACTGGCTGGTTTGGTTGGTATGCTTGGGCTGGCTGCATTCATTGTCCAGTCCCAACCTCTTGATTCATCCACTAGTATGTCTCTGCTTATCACCACCTTGTTCTTGTTTAGATCATACAACTTGTAAGCCCTAGTGGCATCATAACCTAACAACACTATTTGTTCAGCCCTGTCATCAAGCTTCCTCCTGTTTTAAGCTGGTACATGCATGAAGCACAATGAGCCAAACACTCTCAAGTGATTCACAATTGGCTTTCTTCCAGTCCAAGCTTCTTCAGGTGTCCTTGTGCCCAGTCTCTTGGTTGGACAcctattcaaaatatatactgCAGTTGATACTGCTTCCTTCCAGAATCTACGAGGCATGTTCTTCCCCTTCAACATGCTCCTGGCCATGTTCACTATAGTTCTGTTTCTCCTTTCAGCAGTGCCATTATGTGGGGGAGTGTATGGTGCAGTCACTTCATGCAATATCCCTTCTTTTTCAAAAAGTCATGGAATTCATGATAATTATATTCTCCTCCTCCATCTGTCCTAATGATTTTCATACTAGAACCACTTTATTTTTCAGCCATTCTCTTGAATTTTTTAAGTATCTCAAACACTTCATTCTTTCTTTTGATTAGATATAtccatattttctttgtagcaTCATCAATGAATGCTACAAAGTAGTAATTACCTCGTACTAGAATTTCTTCAAATGGACCACAAACATTAGAAAAAATTACCTCCATCGTTCTTGAGGATCTAATTGGTAATTCTGATTTAAATGAATTCCTATGCTGCTTGGCTTGAACACATCCTTTACATATCTCATTTGGCACTTGAATTTCTGGAATTCCTATCACCATATCACTACTACGTAGCATTTGAAGACTTCTAAAATTCATATGTCCAAACCTCTGGTGCCATAGCCAATCTTTCCTCCTGATTTCTGCAGCAAGACACTAATTTTCATTGATCTGGATTTCAATCTTGAAGGTTCTGTTCTTAGACAATGGTGCCTTCAAGATAAGACTCTTAGCACTATCAAACATCTTCATTTGTCCATTCTCCATACTCATAGAGTATCCCTTCTCCAGTAACTTTCCAAGGCTTAATAGATAGTTCTTCATATTTGGCACATACAACACATCACATATGAAAGATTGTTTGCCATCCTTTCTTTGAATCAAGATCTTGCCAAATCCTTCAGCTGTTACTGTGTTGTTGTCTACATATCTGATTTCCCTTTTCACCTTCTCATTAATACTTACAAACCAATCTTTATGGCTAGTCATGTGATTCGAGCACCCTATGTCAAGGTACCACAATCCTGGACAATCATCCTCCATGATTGTAGAAGCCATCAGTAACACTTCATCTGAGTCATAACTGTCTGCCTGGGCCAATTGAGCTTCACCATCATCTCTTTGTACTTTCTTGGATCTGCATTCATGTGCAAAATGcccatatttttgacaattataacatTGGACCATCTTTTATTCAAACTTCTTCTTGTCAGATGGTTTCTTGCTTTTATTATCACTGTTTTGTTGACTTTTTGAACCTCTAACCTCCTCATCTTGATCCTGTTTCTGGTGCCATCCCGACTTGCCCTTCCACTTCTTATTTTTTACTCCATCTTGATTGAACTTCTTGTTGATCTGAGCTTGCATTGTATGTGTTTGTGTGTGTGCCTCATCTCTTTCTTTTACCCTTAATTCATGAGCTTTTAGGGAGCTTTGCAGATCTTCCAACTTCATTGTATCAAGgttctttgattcttcaatagCCACCACTATGTGATCGTATCTTTGTGTTAGTGTCctcaaaatattttcaatgatCACAACCTCAGTCATCACTTCTCCATTGTCTTTCATCTGATTAGTGATTGTCTCCACTCGATTGAAATAGTCAGTCACATTCTCATTGTTCTCCATTTGTAGTAATTCATACTTTCTTCTTAGCATTTGAATTTTGATCTTCTTGGTTTTTTCATCACCCGTGTAATACTTCACCAAGATATCTCATGCCTCTTTTGATGTAGATACCTTTGAGATCCTTTCAAAATTGTTTGAATCCACACTTTGTTGGATGTAAAACAATGCCTTTCAATCTCTTTTCTTGCAATCTTTGAAAGTTGTTTGTTGTCTTTATGTTGGATTCGCACCAAGTTGTTCATAGCCATCATGAACAATCTCAAATACTTCTTGAGCTCTCAACAACGATCTCATTGATGCAGACCACCTCTCCCATTTCTTCCCATCCAGAATTTGAAAATTCGATGGAAATCCCCCTGTATTCATGTCTTATTTCACTCACACTTGTGTTTCCCAATTTTGATTCCCCCTCACACTTGCACTCGTGTTTCCCAAGGTTTAGAACCcaagctcttgatgccaattgttggaacatgttgtatatttgagagaaattaaaattaagaagaaaagagaagaaaaacagaaagtcagaaaacggagattgattatcaatctggacaGTCTGGAGAATGTTGTGGTTAAGCATTACATATTGTTCTTGGTTTTGAAGGCTTTTATAGAAATAGTTCTAGCTGATTCAGTTACAACAAACTTACCCAACTTCTAACCATAttctaactaacttctaactaTATTCTACTTAACTAATtagaaattaatttgaattatatttaacagACATAAATACTAATCTAATCAATTGATCAAACACCAAACATATCAtcattaatttgaataaaaaatgtcACATCATGAGATGGtctaaaatagataaaatataacatatttcACTTTACCCTCTATGGTTCTAAACAATTCAAATGTCAAAACCCCCTTCCTATCTTAATTGATGATTCCATAGATTACAAACTCAACATATAAAAAAAGACTCTTTATTGATCAATACATAAAGtttaaatacaatataatacaaatagtTAAGAAAAGTGTTTTTgtgaaaataaatagaaacaaaaagaTTGGTGTTAATTTACTGATTAAGAACAATTCTAATTGGCAAGAAAATAATATGGTTTGTAGCTTTTCGAATTATTGGTCACATGacaacaaacaaaatcaaagtcACTTTAAATAGCTAAGTTAATTGTTCAAACAGTTACTGAAAAATAAACTTCGAATTTGAATACCTCAAACTTAGAAAAAAAACGTTGTTATTgaaatttgatacattttgcGAGTGGTGGAGAGGATAGAGGAAGTTGGAGCCTCAAGAACAACTGCAAAGAATTTCTCAATAGATTTAATagataaaattgttcaaaatgTATGTTATGAGAGGTGCCACCTAAGATTATATTTgacataaacaaaattttgattacATAATATACAATTAATGAAGTGTCAACAATATAGTCCATGatctaatattataaattagattttagaagatatgaattaaatatttatgatactataataattaaactctGCACTTCTACCTAGAAAAAGAGAGTATACCAACATAAAATGACGTAGACTTTAAATGAGAACCAATGATCTCAAACCAAATATCCCAACAAGTGGACACAACATGTAACTACAAATAATTGTCCATATtaatatacataattttttctttttacgaattttatataatttgtttttgtaaaataatttatctgttttttttataaaaaacaattaaatcaataaaaaataatatatttaatttatatttatataaaaaattattaacgcaaattaatattgaatcattctttaaattttaaaactaaatagtTTGACTTAACAATTAAtagattttagttaaaatcaaattaattataaattcttttgaagtatttgtaacttaaattttacttaTCTCAATCAAACTTCAACTGATTCGAGCTTATTTCtcttaaaaattcaaagttaagaagaaaaaaagccctcaaatttaaaagtacaataattgatatttttgtcATGTCAATTGAGAGTTTTGTTGGATAGTTAGCCATGCAACATAGCCACAAACGTGGACCAATAACCTCGTACCAAATGTCCCAAGACACAACACAATACCCAAAAAATGTCACAAGTGCCGACCTCTTCCCACTATCACTTTTCCTTTTCATCCATTAATAGATGCAagcttgataaaaaaaaaaaatttaacaacacACAATTCAATCACTTTAcaagtttatttttgtaaaattaactTAGCGCTAACCAAATTGTAGAATGAGATCATAGCTAACTTAAAATAAGTTGGCTCTTACCGACACTTTTAATGAAAGACATATTTTAGTatgcaataatattttatagtaGACTATTCACTATATATTATACTATTcgatttatgttttaatatttatttctagACGTAAAGAGATGTATATATTGATAGTGGTCATAACTTAGTTCAACTAATAATGATTGACATTGTTAAGTTTCACACATTTTTACAGTGATATGAATTCGAACTTGAAATAAATCTCCATCTATAAATTTATTAGTAGTGTATGTTgctttgtatataaaaaaaatgtgttaagAGTCTTACATTTTAATAGttgaaaattttctattttatttatttaatgttattaattaatattattaatattggtaattttttattaaaaaaaaaaattaaaattaaatttacaaattttttatcaCTCCACTCCAGTCACGAAGCCAACTTTATATCTTGTAATAATGtcttatcttttaaaataagttgTTCACTTTTCCCACCACAAAGCACAAACCACATTATAAAGATGTAGATTGCCCCTAATTACCAATCAAACATATTTTGCAGCATAGTCACAAaaaaaccaaagagaaaaacaaaacatggCAACAAAGAAAATCCCAGAAATATTGTTGAATTCAGGACACAATATGCCAGTCATAGGAATGGGAACATCAGCAGATTCTCGTCCAACAAATGATGTTCTTGCTTCAATCTTTGTTGATGCAATTGAAGTTGGATATCGCCATTTTGATTCTGCTTCTGTTTATGGAACAGAAGAAGCCATAGGTATGGCTGTGGCAAAAGCTATAGAAAAAGGGCTTATTAAGAGTAGAGATGAAGTTTTCATTACTTCAAAGCCATGGAACACTGATGCAGACTTTGATCTTATTGTTCCAGCTCTCAAGACATCACTAAAGTAAGGAACTATAAATCTATAATCTCTTtcctttatttgttttgtttcttctGAATTTTGCtaatataaagtatttttactttatgatgacattttttgtttttatttttacttttaattacaAAACTACCATGTTGTTTTCAACCAGTTTCCTATTTTTGGTGTTTGTATAGGAAAATTCTTTGTTTTCTGTGCTATCTCTGCATATCTttgaaaacagaaaagattGAAAATAAGGTGACAATGTA
This region of Cicer arietinum cultivar CDC Frontier isolate Library 1 chromosome 8, Cicar.CDCFrontier_v2.0, whole genome shotgun sequence genomic DNA includes:
- the LOC101498473 gene encoding uncharacterized protein, producing MENNENVTDYFNRVETITNQMKDNGEVMTEVVIIENILRTLTQRYDHIVVAIEESKNLDTMKLEDLQSSLKAHELRVKERDEAHTQTHTMQAQINKKFNQDGVKNKKWKGKSGWHQKQDQDEEVRGSKSQQNSDNKSKKPSDKKKSKKVQRDDGEAQLAQADSYDSDEVLLMASTIMEDDCPGLWYLDIGCSNHMTSHKDWFVSINEKVKREIRYVDNNTVTAEGFGKILIQRKDGKQSFICDVLYVPNMKNYLLSLGKLLEKGYSMSMENGQMKMFDSAKSLILKAPLSKNRTFKIEIQINEN
- the LOC140919110 gene encoding secreted RxLR effector protein 161-like, whose protein sequence is MRYLCNTRPDISYSVGLISRFIEKPRTSHYMEAKRILRYIKETIELGLLYSRKLNEEEVELISFTDADWCGDMDDRKSTAGYVFTINNSPISWCSKKQNIVALSICEAEYVVASMGACQAMWLTELMAKLELRRNNAVKMKIDNKSAIDLARHPSVHRTSKHIETRFYFLRDQVMKGNIKLKHCNTNYQKTDILTKSLKRVKFEEMKIKLGLTLN